One Primulina huaijiensis isolate GDHJ02 chromosome 8, ASM1229523v2, whole genome shotgun sequence genomic region harbors:
- the LOC140982614 gene encoding glucuronoxylan 4-O-methyltransferase 1-like isoform X1 has translation MRGKPQHPINLKIVFICFLFLFFLFLIIRTGFPYSKQITTTLDSSILQMNSSNVHEEQLPTDCPTLPLLPTCNKITSSLAHSLVHYATLNITPQQTFKEISVSLKVLEKKSPCNFLVFGLGHDSLMWTSLNHGGRTVFLEEDKSWIEQIQRKIPSLESYHVVYDTKVTQAEELLEIGIKEECKEVSDPRFSKCQLALKGLPNEVYDIEWDLIMVDAPTGYFDGAPGRMTAIYTAALMARNRENGETDVFVHDVNREVEDKFSSTFLCEGYLREQEGRLRHFTLPSHRTRLGRSFCP, from the coding sequence ATGAGAGGTAAACCACAACACCCCATTAATCTGAAGATCGTTTTCATTTGCTTTTTATTCCTTTTCTTTCTCTTCTTGATCATAAGAACGGGTTTCCCCTACTCTAAGCAGATTACAACAACACTTGATTCCTCAATCCTACAGATGAATTCGTCTAATGTTCATGAAGAACAATTGCCAACAGATTGCCCAACTCTTCCTTTGCTGCCAACTTGCAATAAAATCACATCTTCTTTAGCACACTCACTAGTTCACTATGCAACCTTAAACATCACTCCACAACAAACCTTCAAAGAAATATCCGTATCCCTAAAAGTACTCGAAAAAAAGTCACCATGCAACTTCTTAGTATTTGGTTTAGGCCACGACAGCCTAATGTGGACATCACTGAACCATGGAGGCCGCACAGTTTTTCTTGAAGAAGACAAATCATGGATCGAgcaaatccaaaggaaaatccCATCCTTAGAATCATACCATGTCGTGTATGACACAAAGGTGACACAAGCCGAAGAGCTCCTGGAAATTGGCATCAAAGAAGAGTGTAAAGAAGTGAGTGATCCAAGATTCTCAAAATGTCAACTTGCTTTAAAAGGCTTACCAAATGAAGTGTACGATATTGAGTGGGATCTCATCATGGTGGACGCGCCAACCGGATACTTCGATGGAGCACCAGGGAGGATGACTGCAATTTACACTGCAGCATTGATGGCAAGAAATAGGGAAAATGGTGAGACTGATGTATTTGTGCATGATGTGAACAGGGAGGTCGAGGATAAATTCTCATCGACATTCTTATGTGAAGGATATTTGAGAGAACAAGAAGGGAGATTAAGGCATTTCACATTACCAAGCCACAGGACACGTTTAGGCAGATCTTTTTGTCCATAA
- the LOC140982614 gene encoding glucuronoxylan 4-O-methyltransferase 3-like isoform X2, which yields MNSSNVHEEQLPTDCPTLPLLPTCNKITSSLAHSLVHYATLNITPQQTFKEISVSLKVLEKKSPCNFLVFGLGHDSLMWTSLNHGGRTVFLEEDKSWIEQIQRKIPSLESYHVVYDTKVTQAEELLEIGIKEECKEVSDPRFSKCQLALKGLPNEVYDIEWDLIMVDAPTGYFDGAPGRMTAIYTAALMARNRENGETDVFVHDVNREVEDKFSSTFLCEGYLREQEGRLRHFTLPSHRTRLGRSFCP from the coding sequence ATGAATTCGTCTAATGTTCATGAAGAACAATTGCCAACAGATTGCCCAACTCTTCCTTTGCTGCCAACTTGCAATAAAATCACATCTTCTTTAGCACACTCACTAGTTCACTATGCAACCTTAAACATCACTCCACAACAAACCTTCAAAGAAATATCCGTATCCCTAAAAGTACTCGAAAAAAAGTCACCATGCAACTTCTTAGTATTTGGTTTAGGCCACGACAGCCTAATGTGGACATCACTGAACCATGGAGGCCGCACAGTTTTTCTTGAAGAAGACAAATCATGGATCGAgcaaatccaaaggaaaatccCATCCTTAGAATCATACCATGTCGTGTATGACACAAAGGTGACACAAGCCGAAGAGCTCCTGGAAATTGGCATCAAAGAAGAGTGTAAAGAAGTGAGTGATCCAAGATTCTCAAAATGTCAACTTGCTTTAAAAGGCTTACCAAATGAAGTGTACGATATTGAGTGGGATCTCATCATGGTGGACGCGCCAACCGGATACTTCGATGGAGCACCAGGGAGGATGACTGCAATTTACACTGCAGCATTGATGGCAAGAAATAGGGAAAATGGTGAGACTGATGTATTTGTGCATGATGTGAACAGGGAGGTCGAGGATAAATTCTCATCGACATTCTTATGTGAAGGATATTTGAGAGAACAAGAAGGGAGATTAAGGCATTTCACATTACCAAGCCACAGGACACGTTTAGGCAGATCTTTTTGTCCATAA
- the LOC140982613 gene encoding putative 12-oxophytodienoate reductase 11: MRPNMGSEMREEEVKQQIPLLTPYKMGNFQLSHRIVLAPLTRQRSFNNVSQPHAILYYSQKATKGGFLLSEATGVSDTAHGYPNTPGIWTKEQTDAWKPIVEAVHAKGAVFFCQIWHAGRVSNTGFQPNGKSPISSTDRELNPQIRANGVDVSPFSPPRRLRTDEIPKIVNDFRIAARNAIEAGFDGVEIHGARGYLIEQFFKDQANDRTDQYGGSVENRCRFGLEIVEAVSDEIGADRVGIRLSPFATYIDCGDSNPEALGLYLADALNKYRILYCHMIEPRMISAGVKAECPESLAPMRKSFKGTFIVAGGYDREDGNIAVAENRTDLVAYGRHFLANPDLPKRFELDAPLNKYQRETFYAPEPVLGYTDYPFLEENGGFRGK; this comes from the exons ATGCGGCCGAATATGGGAAGTGAGATGAGGGAGGAAGAAGTGAAGCAGCAAATCCCACTTCTCACTCCTTACAAAATGGGAAATTTTCAGCTTTCTCATAG AATTGTTTTGGCACCACTGACTAGGCAGAGATCTTTTAATAATGTTTCTCAACCTCATGCTATCCTGTACTATTCTCAAAAAGCAACCAAAGGGGGTTTTCTCTTGAGTGAAGCCACCGGAGTTTCTGACACAGCTCATGG GTATCCAAATACACCAGGAATATGGACAAAGGAACAAACTGACGCATGGAAACCCATAGTAGAAGCAGTTCATGCCAAAGGAGCTGTCTTCTTTTGCCAGATTTGGCACGCTGGAAGGGTTTCGAACACCG GGTTTCAGCCAAATGGGAAGTCTCCTATATCTAGCACAGATAGGGAATTAAACCCACAAATACGAGCTAATGGTGTGGATGTGTCTCCATTTTCCCCTCCACGCCGACTAAGGACAGATGAAATTCCTAAAATTGTTAATGATTTCAGGATTGCTGCAAGAAATGCTATAGAAGCTG GTTTTGATGGGGTTGAGATCCATGGTGCACGTGGTTATCTGATAGAACAATTTTTCAAAGATCAAGCGAATGACCGAACTGATCAATATGGTGGTTCTGTGGAGAACCGTTGTCGGTTCGGTCTTGAAATAGTTGAAGCTGTGAGTGATGAAATAGGAGCTGACCGAGTTGGGATTAGGCTTTCTCCCTTTGCGACTTATATTGACTGTGGAGACTCAAACCCTGAAGCCCTTGGCCTTTATTTGGCTGATGCCTTGAACAAATATAGGATCCTGTACTGCCACATGATTGAACCAAGGATGATATCTGCTGGGGTAAAAGCTGAATGTCCAGAGAGTCTTGCCCCAATGAGAAAATCATTTAAAGGCACTTTCATTGTTGCTGGTGGGTATGATAGGGAAGATGGCAACATAGCTGTGGCTGAAAATCGTACTGATCTTGTTGCATATGGTCGCCATTTCTTGGCTAATCCAGATTTACCGAAGAGATTTGAGCTTGATGCTCCTCTGAACAAATATCAAAGGGAGACGTTTTATGCACCCGAACCTGTTTTAGGCTATACCGACTACccatttcttgaagaaaatggCGGGTTTCGGGGAAAGTAA